The Neobacillus sp. OS1-2 genome includes a window with the following:
- a CDS encoding DUF2935 domain-containing protein, whose protein sequence is MNDVFEKTARFEHRFWLQILGDHSRFIYEALAPVQTVEIEQASNFILVFDELLREANSTDLKQLTVQAETEVIKLREFKFELIRKHLIGKIKIHLSPTFLNHMVNELEEYLRILTYVKTGQLPPVYHELHHHLLWLSDAVGHSEAISSNLDGVEKKLREKSEAFKKDFEAFYLKAVELAGYLRTNLTAFPALSKMNVDAQLEIKLFQNFLHEIEELELSKQALGTFAPLMADHMSREECYYLMKLAESANLDSPNCDPAKPRLKE, encoded by the coding sequence ATGAATGATGTCTTTGAGAAGACAGCAAGATTTGAACATCGTTTTTGGCTCCAAATATTAGGTGATCATTCAAGGTTTATATATGAAGCTCTCGCGCCAGTTCAAACAGTGGAGATTGAGCAGGCCTCAAATTTTATCCTGGTATTCGATGAACTTCTGAGGGAAGCGAACTCGACTGATTTAAAGCAATTAACTGTCCAAGCTGAAACAGAAGTAATAAAATTACGCGAATTTAAATTTGAATTAATTCGAAAACATCTTATTGGGAAAATCAAAATCCACCTTTCACCTACGTTTCTTAATCATATGGTAAACGAGCTAGAAGAGTATTTACGAATCTTAACATACGTAAAGACCGGGCAACTTCCTCCTGTATACCATGAACTACATCATCATCTTTTATGGTTATCGGATGCTGTTGGCCATTCTGAGGCGATTTCCTCTAATTTAGATGGTGTTGAGAAGAAATTACGGGAGAAAAGCGAGGCCTTTAAGAAAGATTTTGAAGCGTTTTACTTAAAAGCAGTAGAATTGGCGGGATATTTAAGAACCAATTTAACTGCGTTTCCAGCTTTGTCAAAAATGAATGTGGATGCCCAGTTAGAAATAAAGCTGTTTCAAAACTTTTTACATGAAATAGAAGAACTGGAACTGAGTAAACAAGCATTAGGAACTTTTGCCCCATTAATGGCGGATCATATGTCACGTGAAGAATGTTATTATCTTATGAAATTAGCAGAATCAGCAAATCTGGATTCACCAAACTGTGATCCCGCTAAACCTCGACTTAAGGAGTGA
- a CDS encoding spore germination protein, which translates to MACSINIYQFTVQALSTNANINFGATYHNSHNANSSIIGGNVNFGDGCVNSFTNITLGKITASNINTSQDS; encoded by the coding sequence ATGGCATGCTCAATCAATATTTATCAATTTACGGTACAAGCTCTTTCTACTAATGCAAACATTAATTTTGGAGCGACCTATCATAACAGCCATAATGCCAATAGTTCGATCATTGGCGGGAATGTTAATTTTGGTGATGGCTGCGTAAATTCATTCACCAATATAACTCTTGGTAAAATAACTGCTTCAAATATAAATACCTCCCAAGATTCCTAA
- the narI gene encoding respiratory nitrate reductase subunit gamma — translation MEEIFWWTIFPYICGTILIVATFYRFIFRGKSWYAPSTEIFGKKWLRMGSVIFHYGIIFAFIGHIMGILIPIEFYESIGINEHMYHFGAIAGGGIAGLMVVFGLVVMLIRKFSFPRVRVHTTFADYFTIVLLLIIAALGTYMTLIYSTTVVAYEYRLTIGPWFRSLFTLQPLSDLMIGIPTLFKVHVILSFFLFASIPFTQLVHMFSFPARYPARAPQQYRSRDGYDKG, via the coding sequence ATGGAAGAAATTTTCTGGTGGACGATTTTTCCTTATATCTGTGGTACGATCCTAATTGTAGCGACATTTTACCGCTTTATTTTTCGCGGTAAAAGCTGGTATGCACCATCAACAGAAATTTTCGGCAAAAAGTGGTTACGTATGGGATCCGTTATTTTCCATTATGGGATCATCTTTGCCTTTATCGGTCATATAATGGGAATATTGATTCCTATCGAATTTTATGAATCCATTGGTATTAATGAACATATGTACCATTTTGGTGCGATTGCGGGCGGTGGAATAGCGGGATTAATGGTAGTATTCGGTCTGGTAGTTATGTTAATTCGGAAATTTTCCTTTCCGCGCGTTCGGGTCCATACTACTTTTGCGGATTATTTCACGATTGTCTTGCTGCTCATCATTGCCGCGTTGGGGACATATATGACCTTAATCTATAGTACAACTGTGGTTGCTTATGAATATCGATTGACGATTGGTCCCTGGTTTAGGAGTCTATTCACCTTACAACCACTATCAGACTTAATGATAGGGATTCCGACCCTCTTTAAGGTCCATGTGATTTTGTCATTCTTTTTATTTGCATCCATTCCATTTACACAGCTTGTTCATATGTTCAGTTTCCCTGCCCGCTATCCAGCTCGGGCACCACAGCAATATCGTTCAAGGGACGGGTATGATAAGGGCTAA
- the narJ gene encoding nitrate reductase molybdenum cofactor assembly chaperone — protein sequence MTNDAAAILVIMSRILEYPNHSFFEELPAIKNFLDESIQSESLRMEILKGIQPLYELDLMDLQELYVETFDYKEQTSLYLTAHELGDSRKRGAALVKLQKLICEGGYEYEGKELADYIPMLLELLAVAPKGENFLRLERRLSFAIHRLLNHLSNDNPYSKAIDLMMKFVFTAPGIEELALLENEREEADLEELPYPMMYR from the coding sequence ATGACGAATGATGCTGCCGCCATTCTGGTCATTATGTCCCGAATTTTGGAATATCCGAATCATTCCTTTTTTGAAGAGCTGCCCGCCATTAAAAATTTCTTAGATGAAAGCATTCAGTCGGAATCGCTTCGAATGGAAATCTTAAAAGGAATTCAGCCCTTATATGAATTGGATCTAATGGACCTGCAGGAACTATATGTGGAAACGTTTGATTATAAGGAACAAACAAGTCTTTATTTAACCGCCCATGAGCTGGGGGACAGTCGGAAGCGTGGGGCCGCCTTGGTAAAATTACAGAAGCTGATTTGTGAAGGCGGCTATGAGTATGAAGGGAAGGAATTGGCTGATTATATCCCCATGTTGTTAGAACTATTGGCAGTCGCACCTAAGGGAGAGAACTTCCTTAGACTTGAACGTAGGTTATCCTTTGCCATCCATCGACTCTTGAACCATCTTTCCAATGATAATCCGTATTCCAAGGCCATTGACTTAATGATGAAGTTTGTTTTTACAGCACCTGGAATAGAGGAACTGGCATTATTGGAAAATGAACGCGAAGAAGCTGATTTGGAAGAACTGCCATACCCGATGATGTACCGGTAG
- the narH gene encoding nitrate reductase subunit beta, whose amino-acid sequence MKIKAQVAMVMHLDKCIGCHTCSVTCKNVWTNRPGTEYVWFNNVETRPGPGYPKEWENTDRYKGGWVMRNGKLHLRAGGPISKLANIFYNPNMADIDDFYEPWTYDFKHLHESPKKEHLPVARPKSMITGKYIDKPEWGPNWDDDLAGGSKVVPMDPNVQKVQEHIAMEYEKTFMMYLPRICEHCLNPSCVASCPTGALYKRDEDGIVLVDQDACRGWRFCQNGCPYHKVYYNWNTHKAEKCNFCYPRTEAGLPTICSETCVGRIRYIGVVLYDADRVKEAASVEDPKELYEAQLSVFLDPFDPEVIAKAQEQGINNSWIQSAQESPVYKMAMKWKIALPLHPEYRTLPMVWYVPPLSPIMNHITNEQQLSADGYIPAVDQMRIPMEYLASLLTADDTDVIRRVLLKMAAMRVHMREKTVGGGDKLKVSKLLKEAGTTPEELEEMARLLAVAKYNERFVIPTGRREMVDDSHYKQGSCSIEDLAPPEGMTTYPYERSESQ is encoded by the coding sequence TTGAAAATTAAAGCGCAAGTAGCAATGGTCATGCACCTAGATAAATGTATTGGCTGTCATACTTGTTCCGTCACCTGTAAAAATGTCTGGACAAACCGCCCAGGTACAGAGTATGTCTGGTTTAACAATGTAGAGACACGCCCGGGACCTGGTTATCCTAAGGAATGGGAAAATACTGACCGTTATAAGGGTGGCTGGGTCATGCGAAATGGTAAGCTGCATTTACGTGCGGGTGGACCCATTTCAAAGCTGGCTAATATTTTTTACAATCCCAATATGGCGGATATAGACGATTTTTATGAGCCTTGGACATATGACTTTAAACATTTGCATGAAAGTCCCAAGAAGGAACATTTACCAGTAGCACGGCCGAAGTCGATGATAACGGGTAAGTACATCGATAAGCCTGAATGGGGTCCGAACTGGGATGATGACTTGGCTGGAGGCAGTAAAGTAGTTCCAATGGATCCCAATGTCCAAAAGGTTCAGGAACATATTGCAATGGAGTATGAAAAAACGTTCATGATGTATTTACCGAGAATATGTGAGCATTGTCTTAATCCATCCTGTGTTGCCTCATGTCCAACAGGTGCTCTATATAAAAGGGACGAAGATGGGATAGTCCTTGTTGATCAGGATGCCTGCCGTGGCTGGCGTTTTTGTCAAAATGGCTGTCCCTATCATAAGGTGTACTACAATTGGAACACTCATAAGGCGGAGAAATGTAATTTCTGTTATCCAAGGACCGAAGCAGGACTTCCGACGATTTGTTCAGAAACCTGTGTGGGGCGGATTCGCTATATCGGTGTCGTCTTATATGATGCAGATCGAGTGAAGGAAGCGGCTTCCGTTGAAGATCCAAAGGAATTGTATGAAGCACAGCTTTCTGTCTTTTTAGACCCGTTTGACCCTGAGGTTATTGCGAAGGCACAGGAACAAGGAATAAACAATAGCTGGATTCAAAGCGCTCAGGAGTCTCCTGTCTATAAGATGGCCATGAAGTGGAAAATCGCTTTGCCGCTTCATCCCGAGTATCGGACACTACCGATGGTTTGGTATGTACCACCGCTTAGCCCAATCATGAATCATATCACGAATGAGCAGCAGTTATCTGCCGATGGCTATATTCCAGCGGTTGATCAAATGAGAATTCCAATGGAGTATTTAGCCTCTTTATTAACTGCTGATGATACCGATGTGATTCGGAGAGTCCTGTTAAAAATGGCAGCAATGCGTGTTCATATGCGTGAAAAGACGGTTGGTGGCGGCGATAAGCTAAAGGTCAGCAAGCTTTTGAAAGAAGCGGGGACGACACCGGAAGAACTAGAAGAGATGGCTCGCTTACTTGCGGTTGCAAAATATAATGAGCGCTTCGTGATTCCGACAGGACGGCGGGAAATGGTGGATGACTCACATTATAAGCAGGGGTCATGCAGCATTGAAGACCTCGCTCCACCGGAAGGCATGACGACATATCCATATGAAAGAAGTGAAAGTCAATGA
- a CDS encoding nitrate reductase subunit alpha → MQSKKNNLLHSLKHLVRGERINDGWTEENPRPRDWEEVYRRRWQHDKIVRSTHGVNCTGSCSWKIHVKDGIIAWETQQTDYPSTGDDFPEYEPRGCPRGASFSWYTYSPTRVKYPYVRGDLLALWQEEMKRAENPVQAWENIVTDPKKREQYVRARGKGGFVRGTWKDVCLMIAASTIYTIKKYGPDRIVGFSPIPAMSMVSYAGGTRFLSLIGGTILSFYDWYADLPPASPQVWGDQTDVPESGDWYNSKYFIIWGTNIPQTRTPDAHFMVESRYNGTKIVGVSPDYAEYDKFADMWLPAKAGTDGALAMAMTHVILKEFYVDKETPYFSDYAKQYTDLPYLVTLSKINGSYRSDRFLRASDISAGEDKLGEWKTVVWDDNSKNFAIPNGSQGFRWDDGNKWNLDLTTEDGSTINPLLSFLHEKDDVAMVEFPYFAEKAGGKSERGVPIKRIKDQSGNELIVTTVYDLMLAHTGINRGLQGDYPTDYNDANKPYTPAWQESITGVNKAHVIQVAREFADNAARTQGKSMIAMGGGTNHWFHSDQIYRSILNLVLLTGSQGVNGGGWAHYVGQEKVRPLEGFSQIAFANDWVKSPRFMNGTSFFYFATEQFRYEYDFDDSQTEWGSQYAKMHPADFNALSARLGWLPSFPQLSQNSLEVMKEARKQSSDDQALVADIAKQLKEGKLDFAIENPNDPRNFPRVFFNWRSNLLGDSGKGHEYFVKHLIGTTDSVLTDVENSWQPKDVNITEKPPEAKTDLFISMDFRMTSSGLFSDIILPAATWYEKYDISSTDLHPFVHPFNAAISPPWDTRSDWDAFREIAKVFSELAMEHLPAQEDLIMSPLAHDTINEIAQPMGKVMDWRKGEVEAIPGKTMPNFTILKRDYPHVYDMWITVGPNIKNGYGTKGVRIPGDKVYKELLSRLGTSKHEGIGKGYPDLYSDKKAINAILLMSGATNGKRAVEGWKSMEEKTGKKLAHISEGREEEDYTLDALTIQPRPAISTPVWSGLENDNRRYSPFTVNKEFHIPWHTLTGRQSFYLDHEVMLDYGEGLPLYIPPISKGPFIKGEKEIEGSGKSITLRYMTPHQKWGIHTMFTDTTNMIQLFRGWQVVWMNEEDGAEIGIKDNDWIELYNRNGVVVARAVLTYRMPRGAVYMHHAQDRTMGVPGNTINKTRGGTHNSVTRIYPKATHMIGGYSQLSYGFNYYGPTGSQRDTLTIVRPLKEVDWLEN, encoded by the coding sequence ATGCAGTCTAAAAAAAATAATCTGCTCCATTCACTCAAGCATTTAGTCCGCGGTGAACGGATAAATGATGGCTGGACGGAAGAGAATCCCCGACCACGTGATTGGGAAGAGGTTTACCGGAGACGCTGGCAACATGATAAAATTGTCCGTTCGACACATGGGGTGAACTGTACTGGATCATGCAGCTGGAAAATTCATGTGAAGGACGGAATTATTGCATGGGAAACCCAGCAAACAGATTATCCGTCAACAGGTGATGATTTTCCGGAGTATGAACCAAGAGGATGTCCTCGTGGGGCAAGCTTTTCGTGGTATACATACAGTCCTACTCGTGTGAAGTATCCGTATGTCCGTGGAGACCTGCTTGCCTTATGGCAGGAAGAGATGAAAAGGGCAGAAAATCCCGTGCAGGCATGGGAAAATATTGTGACTGATCCAAAAAAACGTGAACAATATGTGAGAGCACGTGGTAAAGGCGGGTTTGTTAGGGGAACGTGGAAGGACGTTTGTCTAATGATTGCCGCCTCGACCATTTATACCATTAAAAAATATGGCCCGGATCGCATTGTTGGATTCAGTCCGATTCCGGCGATGTCAATGGTTAGCTATGCTGGCGGAACGAGATTTTTATCGCTAATTGGTGGTACGATTTTAAGCTTTTACGATTGGTATGCAGATTTACCACCCGCTTCTCCACAGGTTTGGGGAGATCAGACGGATGTACCGGAAAGTGGTGACTGGTATAATTCCAAGTATTTTATTATTTGGGGTACAAATATTCCGCAAACGAGAACTCCAGATGCCCACTTTATGGTGGAATCCCGCTATAACGGGACCAAGATTGTCGGGGTTAGTCCTGATTACGCTGAATATGATAAGTTTGCAGACATGTGGCTGCCAGCCAAGGCTGGTACAGATGGCGCACTTGCCATGGCGATGACGCATGTTATTTTAAAGGAATTTTATGTGGATAAAGAAACACCTTATTTTAGTGATTATGCAAAACAATATACAGACCTTCCCTATCTTGTCACGTTATCTAAAATAAATGGCAGTTATCGTTCTGATCGTTTTTTACGAGCTTCCGATATTTCAGCTGGGGAAGATAAATTAGGTGAATGGAAAACGGTTGTTTGGGACGACAACAGCAAGAATTTTGCGATACCAAACGGTAGTCAAGGGTTTAGATGGGATGATGGCAACAAATGGAATTTAGATTTGACCACGGAAGATGGTTCAACTATTAATCCACTGCTCAGCTTTTTACATGAAAAAGATGATGTGGCAATGGTTGAATTCCCTTATTTTGCTGAAAAAGCGGGTGGAAAGAGTGAACGGGGCGTTCCGATTAAGCGGATTAAAGATCAATCCGGTAATGAACTAATCGTTACGACTGTCTATGATCTGATGCTTGCCCACACGGGGATTAATCGGGGGCTTCAGGGGGATTATCCAACTGATTATAACGACGCCAATAAGCCTTATACCCCTGCATGGCAGGAGAGTATTACGGGTGTAAATAAGGCGCACGTCATCCAAGTGGCGAGAGAGTTCGCCGACAATGCAGCGCGGACACAAGGGAAATCCATGATTGCCATGGGCGGGGGCACAAACCACTGGTTCCATAGTGATCAAATTTATCGATCGATTTTGAATCTCGTTTTATTAACTGGTTCACAAGGGGTAAATGGCGGAGGCTGGGCCCATTATGTTGGTCAAGAGAAGGTTCGTCCCTTAGAAGGATTTTCCCAAATTGCCTTTGCAAATGATTGGGTTAAATCACCCCGCTTCATGAATGGTACGTCGTTCTTTTATTTTGCAACTGAACAATTCCGCTATGAATATGATTTTGACGATTCACAAACAGAGTGGGGAAGTCAATATGCAAAAATGCACCCGGCAGACTTTAATGCGCTGTCAGCGCGTCTTGGCTGGCTGCCAAGCTTTCCGCAGCTTTCACAAAATTCATTAGAAGTGATGAAAGAAGCGCGAAAACAATCAAGTGACGATCAAGCTCTAGTTGCTGATATCGCCAAACAGTTAAAAGAAGGAAAGCTTGATTTTGCCATTGAAAATCCCAATGACCCGCGAAACTTTCCGCGTGTGTTTTTTAATTGGCGCTCCAATCTACTTGGTGACAGCGGAAAGGGACACGAGTACTTTGTGAAACATCTCATTGGAACAACAGATTCGGTGCTGACAGATGTCGAGAACTCTTGGCAGCCTAAGGATGTTAATATTACGGAAAAGCCGCCGGAAGCAAAAACGGACCTGTTTATCAGTATGGATTTCCGGATGACAAGCTCTGGCCTTTTTTCTGATATTATTCTGCCGGCCGCGACCTGGTACGAAAAATATGATATTAGCAGCACGGACCTGCATCCATTTGTCCATCCATTTAATGCGGCGATTAGCCCACCGTGGGACACAAGAAGTGATTGGGACGCCTTCAGGGAGATTGCGAAGGTTTTTTCGGAGCTGGCTATGGAGCATCTTCCTGCTCAAGAGGATCTGATTATGTCACCGCTTGCCCATGATACGATTAATGAAATTGCCCAGCCGATGGGAAAAGTGATGGACTGGCGTAAAGGGGAAGTGGAAGCGATTCCCGGAAAAACGATGCCAAATTTCACGATTTTAAAACGGGATTATCCCCATGTTTATGATATGTGGATCACCGTCGGGCCTAATATTAAAAATGGCTATGGAACAAAGGGTGTTCGGATTCCTGGAGATAAAGTGTATAAGGAATTACTAAGCCGGCTTGGAACTTCTAAGCATGAAGGGATTGGAAAGGGGTACCCGGATCTATATTCTGATAAAAAGGCGATTAATGCCATCCTCTTAATGTCAGGTGCCACAAACGGGAAACGAGCAGTTGAAGGCTGGAAATCGATGGAGGAAAAGACCGGTAAGAAACTTGCTCATATTTCGGAGGGGCGAGAGGAAGAAGATTATACGCTAGATGCGTTAACGATACAGCCGCGCCCAGCGATTTCAACACCAGTTTGGAGTGGCCTTGAGAATGATAACCGCCGCTATTCGCCCTTTACGGTCAATAAGGAATTTCATATTCCATGGCATACTTTGACAGGACGGCAAAGCTTTTATCTAGATCATGAGGTCATGCTTGATTATGGCGAGGGTCTCCCCTTATATATTCCACCCATTTCAAAGGGACCATTTATTAAAGGAGAAAAGGAAATAGAGGGCAGCGGCAAATCAATTACGCTCCGGTATATGACCCCCCATCAAAAGTGGGGAATTCATACGATGTTTACCGATACAACCAATATGATTCAGTTATTCCGCGGCTGGCAGGTCGTCTGGATGAATGAAGAGGATGGAGCCGAAATTGGCATAAAAGATAATGATTGGATAGAGCTTTATAACCGAAATGGGGTTGTGGTAGCAAGGGCCGTGTTGACTTACCGGATGCCGCGAGGGGCTGTTTACATGCATCATGCCCAGGATCGCACCATGGGTGTACCAGGTAATACAATAAATAAAACGCGCGGTGGTACCCACAACAGTGTTACCAGAATTTATCCGAAGGCAACCCATATGATTGGCGGATATTCCCAGCTTAGCTATGGATTCAATTATTATGGACCAACAGGCAGTCAGCGAGATACATTGACGATTGTCCGACCATTAAAGGAGGTCGATTGGCTTGAAAATTAA
- a CDS encoding hemerythrin domain-containing protein has protein sequence MSGPSLRKPDAHSSIHEAALNEALELRNLVQKCLHDGEKEKALEVLGVTIEHWETRTLKHAEAEEEGLYRDIVKDNPELEHTVIQLTRDHDLMRRIVENIKVRLQTQEPDNRMISLLDSLVIIDEIHNEDEMNKLLAKSKR, from the coding sequence TTGTCAGGACCGAGCTTGAGAAAACCGGATGCACATTCATCCATCCATGAGGCAGCACTGAATGAGGCATTAGAATTACGTAATTTAGTACAGAAATGTCTTCATGATGGTGAAAAAGAAAAGGCCTTAGAGGTTTTAGGGGTAACAATTGAACATTGGGAAACACGGACATTGAAACATGCCGAGGCAGAGGAGGAAGGGCTTTATAGGGATATCGTCAAGGATAATCCAGAATTGGAGCATACCGTTATCCAATTAACGCGTGACCATGATCTTATGCGGCGGATCGTAGAAAATATAAAAGTGAGATTGCAAACACAAGAACCGGATAATCGGATGATTTCCTTATTGGATAGCCTCGTTATTATTGATGAGATTCATAATGAAGATGAAATGAATAAACTTCTTGCGAAAAGTAAAAGATAA
- a CDS encoding 2-isopropylmalate synthase, protein MKNVEKYSRGYFMPPVKSFKWTEKEYITEAPTWCSVDLRDGNQALVIPMSLEEKLEYFQLLLEVGFKEIEVGFPAASETEYAFLRTLIEQDLIPDDVTVQVLTQSRDHIIEKTFEALRGVNKAVVHLYNSTSVAQREQVFKKSEEEIIDIAVTGAKLLKQYADETEGNFQFQYSPESFTGTEMEFALEICNRVLDIWQPTDDNKVIINLPATVSMSMPHVYASQIEFMSDHLNYRDNVILSLHPHNDRGTGVADTELGMLAGAQRVEGTLFGNGERTGNVDIVTLAINMYSHGVDPQLHFEHIREIISKYEKLTRMRVHERHPYAGELVFTAFSGSHQDAIAKGMKWREEAERQCWAVPYLLIDPKDIGREYEGDIIRINSQSGKGGIGYILEQNYGLDLPAKMRESFGYHVKNVSDRLHKELMPTEIYDIFTKEYVNINTPVEFTHYRYTQNDHYETLVSIRINNEIHEFTGVGNGRLDAISNVLQTKLDLQYRDLVYKEHALESGSRSNAVSYVGITALDGTAYWGCGIDADIMTSSVKALFSAINNMITNAQLPIKTGLHATKK, encoded by the coding sequence ATGAAAAATGTTGAAAAGTATTCCAGAGGGTATTTTATGCCCCCGGTGAAAAGCTTTAAATGGACTGAGAAGGAATATATTACGGAAGCTCCAACGTGGTGCAGTGTGGATTTAAGGGACGGGAATCAGGCATTGGTGATCCCAATGAGTTTGGAGGAGAAACTAGAATATTTCCAATTGCTATTGGAAGTAGGATTCAAGGAAATTGAAGTGGGCTTTCCTGCAGCATCAGAAACGGAATATGCTTTCCTAAGGACCTTGATCGAACAGGATTTGATCCCAGACGATGTAACAGTTCAAGTACTAACACAGTCCAGAGATCATATAATTGAAAAAACATTTGAAGCACTTCGCGGTGTTAACAAAGCAGTGGTCCACCTTTACAATTCGACTTCAGTGGCACAGCGTGAGCAGGTTTTTAAAAAATCCGAAGAGGAAATTATCGACATAGCTGTAACCGGGGCGAAATTGCTTAAACAGTATGCGGATGAGACGGAGGGGAATTTCCAATTTCAGTATTCTCCAGAAAGCTTCACGGGTACAGAGATGGAGTTTGCACTTGAAATATGTAACCGGGTACTTGATATTTGGCAGCCTACAGATGACAATAAGGTGATTATCAACCTTCCAGCTACGGTATCCATGTCCATGCCGCATGTTTATGCCAGCCAAATTGAGTTTATGAGCGACCACCTGAACTACCGTGACAATGTGATTCTCTCACTTCATCCACATAATGACAGAGGAACAGGCGTAGCAGATACTGAGCTTGGGATGCTTGCTGGCGCACAGAGGGTCGAAGGAACGCTGTTTGGAAATGGAGAAAGGACAGGAAATGTCGATATTGTCACTCTTGCCATAAACATGTATTCACACGGTGTAGATCCACAGCTTCATTTTGAACATATCCGTGAAATCATTTCCAAGTATGAGAAATTGACTAGAATGAGGGTACATGAAAGACACCCATATGCCGGTGAACTAGTTTTTACTGCCTTCTCAGGCTCTCATCAGGACGCCATTGCCAAAGGAATGAAATGGCGTGAGGAAGCAGAACGTCAGTGTTGGGCCGTCCCTTATCTATTAATTGATCCAAAGGATATTGGCAGAGAGTATGAAGGAGATATTATCCGTATTAATAGTCAATCCGGTAAAGGCGGGATTGGGTATATTCTGGAGCAAAATTATGGGCTTGATTTACCTGCTAAAATGCGTGAAAGCTTTGGCTATCATGTTAAAAATGTATCAGACCGTTTGCATAAAGAGCTTATGCCAACTGAGATCTATGACATCTTTACTAAAGAGTATGTTAATATCAATACCCCTGTAGAGTTTACTCATTACAGATATACGCAAAATGATCATTATGAAACGTTGGTATCAATCAGGATCAATAATGAGATTCACGAATTTACTGGTGTGGGGAACGGAAGACTGGATGCGATCAGCAATGTTTTACAAACCAAACTGGATCTTCAATATAGGGATTTAGTCTATAAGGAGCATGCACTTGAAAGTGGTTCTCGGTCGAACGCTGTATCTTATGTAGGAATCACTGCATTAGATGGAACGGCTTATTGGGGCTGCGGCATCGACGCCGATATTATGACTTCCTCTGTAAAAGCGCTGTTTAGCGCCATTAATAACATGATAACCAACGCACAACTGCCGATTAAAACAGGACTCCACGCTACAAAAAAATAA
- a CDS encoding YkvA family protein, which translates to MKNNEENLEKEMEAASENYSDEKFWDKLKKFGKKAGSSVVYAVLLLYFTLQKPEIPVRAKAIIIGALGYFILPFDLIPDFAVGVGYTDDLGALGVALFQVAMYIDEDIKNKAKEKLKDWFGDQVDTTDIDEKLG; encoded by the coding sequence ATGAAAAATAATGAGGAAAATTTGGAAAAAGAAATGGAAGCGGCAAGTGAAAATTATTCCGATGAAAAGTTTTGGGACAAACTAAAGAAATTTGGCAAAAAAGCAGGTTCATCCGTTGTATATGCTGTTTTACTCTTGTATTTCACTCTGCAAAAACCGGAAATACCAGTTAGAGCAAAAGCTATCATTATTGGCGCATTGGGATATTTCATTCTGCCATTTGATTTAATTCCCGATTTTGCGGTTGGAGTAGGTTACACAGATGATTTAGGTGCATTGGGAGTAGCCCTCTTCCAAGTGGCCATGTACATCGATGAAGATATTAAAAATAAAGCAAAGGAAAAATTAAAAGACTGGTTTGGTGATCAAGTAGATACAACAGATATTGATGAAAAACTTGGGTAA